Proteins co-encoded in one Bacillus sp. FSL H8-0547 genomic window:
- a CDS encoding RNA polymerase sigma factor — protein sequence MEDARETEIEEWYSHYHQTIFKYILMMTKDYQQAEDLTHETFLKAFRQHHTFRQESSPKTWLFRIAHNVTVDYARKQKPVRLIMELFRQKKDSCLLPEHFVEMKERSQELYQALEMLKDSHREVIILRKIKGFSISETSEILGWSETKVKSTLSRAILALEKTLIKEGYQDEQRSKLL from the coding sequence TTGGAAGATGCTAGAGAGACCGAAATAGAAGAATGGTACAGCCACTATCATCAGACCATTTTCAAGTACATTCTAATGATGACGAAAGATTATCAGCAGGCTGAAGACTTAACGCACGAAACGTTTTTAAAGGCATTCAGGCAGCATCATACCTTCAGGCAGGAATCAAGTCCGAAAACCTGGCTGTTTCGAATTGCGCACAATGTGACGGTTGATTACGCAAGAAAGCAAAAGCCGGTTCGATTAATAATGGAACTCTTCCGTCAGAAGAAAGACTCCTGCTTGCTTCCGGAGCATTTCGTTGAGATGAAAGAGAGGTCACAGGAGCTTTATCAGGCCTTGGAAATGCTGAAGGATTCGCATCGTGAGGTTATTATTCTCCGTAAAATCAAGGGATTCTCAATCAGCGAGACGTCCGAAATACTCGGCTGGTCAGAAACCAAGGTGAAATCCACACTCTCAAGAGCCATTCTTGCCCTGGAAAAAACATTGATCAAGGAGGGTTATCAGGATGAACAAAGAAGTAAGTTACTATGA